The window TGCGTCGACGCTTCCAAATGGTGTTCCAGGATCCGCAGGCCGCGCTGAGTCCGCGGATGAAGGTCGGCGCCCAGGTCAGCGAGGCGATGGCGGTCCACGGCATGGGCGGCACGCGCATCGAACGCCGCGAACGTACGCTCGAGCTTTTCCAACGGGTCGATTTGGCGCCCGAGCTCTACGCACGGCTGCCCTTCGAGCTCAGCGGCGGCCAACGCCAACGCGTGCTGATCGCCCGCGCCCTGGCCACGGAGCCGGACCTGCTGGTCAGCGACGAGCCCGTGGCCAGCCTCGATCTGTCGATGCAGGCCCGCGCCCTGCGCCTGATCGCCGACCTGACCGCAGAACGCGGCATGGCGCATCTGTTGATCAGCCACGACATCCGCGTGGTGCGGCTGCTGGCCTCCTGGGTGCACGTGATGTACGCTGGGCGGATCGTGGAGCGCGGCCCGCTGCCGCAGACATTGGACCAGCCGGCCCACCCCTATACCGTGGTGCTCACCGCCTCGGTCCCCGGGCTTGAGCCGCGGATGATCTTCGATCCGCCGTTGGGCGAGGGCGATGTGGCGGCCGCGCCGGAGATCGGCTGCCCGTTCTATCCGCGCTGCGATCGACGTTTGCCCAAGTGCGCAAAGGGCGAGGTCCCCGAGTTCGCGGTCGATGGCGAGTCCTCAGGACGCATGGCTCGCTGCTGGAGGCTTTGAGCCTCGGCAACGCTCGCGTACCGCGCTGGTCGTCGACCAACGAGCCGCCCCGCGTCGTGTAAGGTTTCGGTGGGCCTTCTTGTATTTGCAGTACCCTGAGCGCCTCGTTGACGAACCGTCGTGAATAATTCAGGCTGGTAGAATCAACAGCGAGGAGCGAACTATGCGCAGCAGGCCCTGGGACGATCCGTTGGACAAACGTTGGAAACATCAGAAGGGGAAGGTACGCGAGGTCGTGCTTGAGCGCTACGCCCCGTGCGAACCGGCGGTGATGGAGCAGATCTACAACTTTCTACTGCTCGAAGAGAAGTTCCCATTGGAATTGGTGCACCGCGTGATTGATCGCATGGCCTCGATCAGCGCGGCGACCACGGTAATGACCTACGAGGAGATCGTGCAGTTCGTCCAGGATTTGCCCGACGATTACATAATCGCCTGCGGGCCGTGCGCCTGCCGACTGCATACGGCCGAGATGTTGGGCCCCGACGCGCGCGATTTACCGGGCGGAAAGCTCGATTATTGCCGCCAGACTCCGCTTAACGTCGACATCCAGGTCGCGGTCAGCGGCGAGAAGTTCGCCAAGCTCGAGACCTATGAGGTGATCAGCAAGCAGCAGTTGCTGGACCTGGAAAAGCAATGTTTCGAGATGGGCCTGGTCTCGAATATTTACCAGATGCTCGACGGCGAGTCCGGCATCTGCCACTGCTCGTCCGCCACCTGCGTGCCGCTGATGGCCAACAAGGCCCTGGGCGGTGGCTCGACCGTGATCCGGCGCGGGCGCTTTGTGCCGCAGCTCGATCTTGAGCGCTGTGCAGGGCACGGCGCGTGCGTGACGGTCTGCCATTTCGACGCGCGCAGTATTGTGACGCGTGGGGGGCGCGAGGTCTCGCAGCTCAATGCGGCGCAGTGTCGCGGCTGCGGACTGTGCGCCGCGGTCTGCCCGGAGGACGCGATCTCAATGCGCGAGCGCGGGAGCAAATCCGAGCGTTGAAGCACCCATCGGCGTGTGCTAGTTTGCACTCGCATTTGTACATTGGAAAACGGAGGTTGAGCATGGACTGGGGAATGAAAAACCGCCTGTCGCGGATCATCAATCCGAAGACCGGGCGTTGCGTGATGTTGGCCGTGGACCACGGCTATTTTCTCGGACCCACGTCCGGCCTGGAGAGCCCGGCCAAGCTGCTCAAGCCGCTGCTGCCCCACGCCGACGCGCTGATGATCAACCGCGGCATGCTGCGCACCTGCGTGGACCCGGGCTCCGACGTGCCGATCGTGCTGCGAGTTTCCGGCGGGACCAGCGTACTCAACGAGCTGTCCAACGAGGGGATCACCGTCGACTTCGAGGAGGCGGTGCGGCTCAACGTCAGCGCCGTGGCGCTCTCGATTTTCGTGGGCGCCGATTTCGAGCGCCAAACCCTGCTGGGCCTAAGCGAGCTGGTCAACCTCGGCGAGAAATACGGCATCCCGGTGCTGGCCGTGACCGCCGTGGGCAAAGATATGGCCCGCGACGTGCGTTACCTCTCGCTGGCCTCGCGCATTGCCTCGGAGCTTGGCGCGCACATCGTCAAGACCTACTACTGCGAAGATTTCGAGCGCATACCCGCCACAGTGCCCGTGCCGGTGGTGATTGCCGGCGGTAAGAAAATCGGCGAGATGCAGGCCCTGGAGCTGGCGTACAACGCCATCAACCGCGGCGCGGTGGGCGTGGACATGGGACGCAACATTTTCCAGTCCGACAGCCCGCTGGGCATGATCAAGGCGGTCAAGGCCATCGTGCACAAGAAGGCGACCCCGGCCCAGGGCTTCGAGATCTACTCCAAGTACCTGGCCAAGCAGGCGGACTAAGCCCGATGGA of the Candidatus Alcyoniella australis genome contains:
- a CDS encoding ABC transporter ATP-binding protein, with the translated sequence MSAALLDLRQVNKTFFSRDKVLRAVRDVSLQVPAQSTVGLVGESGCGKSTLGRLSVGLYQPDDGEVLFDGLRLADQSRRGLRALRRRFQMVFQDPQAALSPRMKVGAQVSEAMAVHGMGGTRIERRERTLELFQRVDLAPELYARLPFELSGGQRQRVLIARALATEPDLLVSDEPVASLDLSMQARALRLIADLTAERGMAHLLISHDIRVVRLLASWVHVMYAGRIVERGPLPQTLDQPAHPYTVVLTASVPGLEPRMIFDPPLGEGDVAAAPEIGCPFYPRCDRRLPKCAKGEVPEFAVDGESSGRMARCWRL
- a CDS encoding 4Fe-4S binding protein; translation: MRSRPWDDPLDKRWKHQKGKVREVVLERYAPCEPAVMEQIYNFLLLEEKFPLELVHRVIDRMASISAATTVMTYEEIVQFVQDLPDDYIIACGPCACRLHTAEMLGPDARDLPGGKLDYCRQTPLNVDIQVAVSGEKFAKLETYEVISKQQLLDLEKQCFEMGLVSNIYQMLDGESGICHCSSATCVPLMANKALGGGSTVIRRGRFVPQLDLERCAGHGACVTVCHFDARSIVTRGGREVSQLNAAQCRGCGLCAAVCPEDAISMRERGSKSER
- the lsrF gene encoding 3-hydroxy-5-phosphonooxypentane-2,4-dione thiolase — encoded protein: MRRGLPGGRDLNARAREQIRALKHPSACASLHSHLYIGKRRLSMDWGMKNRLSRIINPKTGRCVMLAVDHGYFLGPTSGLESPAKLLKPLLPHADALMINRGMLRTCVDPGSDVPIVLRVSGGTSVLNELSNEGITVDFEEAVRLNVSAVALSIFVGADFERQTLLGLSELVNLGEKYGIPVLAVTAVGKDMARDVRYLSLASRIASELGAHIVKTYYCEDFERIPATVPVPVVIAGGKKIGEMQALELAYNAINRGAVGVDMGRNIFQSDSPLGMIKAVKAIVHKKATPAQGFEIYSKYLAKQAD